In Archangium violaceum, the following are encoded in one genomic region:
- a CDS encoding serine/threonine protein kinase has protein sequence MTEALHPEHLQVGDTVGSWRILSVLGQGGSARVFKVERDGRIRSMKMMLRPVSDSEEGISDDEQAQEANTWRRLAREAAALFTYSSHPNLLRVYAVDFWPNPSKGYPFLITDYVDGDTWHEWRWRKLPHAAELVDTFAQLVSTVGELHQRGVYHRDLKAENVLIRRKDGRPFLIDFGTVRLPGALTKTLGLPEGVLHLLPPELIAYTRTEAWKRNEPFQGGAAADLYALGVLLYQGLTDKHPFDPELPDEALVAAIATVPPDAPHRINPRVPRALSDIALRLLEKRPEARYPDTQALLQALWAAAKERHSPVWRVPLTPPNEDPAGATLEEKQERIALHQEAEPEAVQIRHPEDAKPREEAEKAAPPAERRPRRSKRLFAPLAGLGILCLIGLLRGQAAFVASTPKGSASMPSSTTHEDSTTPTQGAPLWGLFVTWLCATTGLGCTSAQVKPEPGACPEEARHAMYEELKINPMGLGYVDVVIDIHQPGPIFNSGHGTYGDGPLLSRVLYSKFSDPVIPEGTLLYGHLWTTGFQDDFGSPAVYGRYTQALLPDGRKFPVCFVLSLRGTWPWGEGSKPGAVVLPRVLRIQAVKRWP, from the coding sequence ATGACGGAAGCGCTCCACCCCGAGCACCTCCAGGTCGGCGACACGGTGGGCTCCTGGCGCATCCTCTCGGTGCTGGGTCAGGGAGGCTCGGCCCGCGTCTTCAAGGTGGAGCGGGACGGCCGCATCAGGTCCATGAAGATGATGCTGCGTCCCGTCTCGGACTCCGAGGAGGGCATTTCGGACGACGAACAGGCGCAAGAGGCAAACACCTGGCGGCGGCTGGCGCGCGAGGCGGCGGCCCTGTTCACGTACTCCTCCCACCCCAACCTGCTACGTGTGTACGCGGTGGACTTCTGGCCCAACCCCAGCAAGGGCTATCCCTTCCTCATCACCGACTACGTGGATGGGGACACCTGGCACGAATGGCGCTGGCGAAAGCTCCCTCATGCCGCCGAGCTCGTGGACACCTTCGCTCAGCTCGTGAGCACGGTGGGAGAGCTCCACCAGCGTGGCGTGTACCACCGGGACTTGAAGGCGGAGAACGTCCTCATCCGCCGGAAGGACGGCCGCCCCTTCCTCATCGACTTCGGCACCGTGCGCTTGCCGGGGGCCCTCACGAAGACGTTGGGTCTGCCCGAGGGCGTGCTGCACCTGCTGCCGCCCGAGCTCATCGCCTACACGCGCACCGAGGCGTGGAAGCGCAACGAGCCGTTTCAAGGAGGCGCGGCCGCGGACCTCTACGCCCTGGGCGTGCTGCTGTACCAGGGACTCACGGACAAGCACCCCTTCGACCCCGAGTTGCCAGACGAGGCGCTGGTGGCCGCCATCGCCACCGTCCCTCCGGATGCGCCCCACCGCATCAACCCCCGTGTGCCGCGCGCCCTCAGCGACATCGCCCTGCGGCTGTTGGAGAAACGGCCCGAGGCGCGCTACCCCGACACCCAGGCGCTGCTGCAAGCCCTGTGGGCCGCCGCCAAGGAGCGTCATTCCCCCGTCTGGCGGGTGCCGCTCACGCCGCCCAACGAAGACCCGGCGGGGGCCACACTGGAGGAGAAGCAGGAGCGGATCGCACTGCACCAGGAGGCAGAGCCCGAGGCCGTGCAGATACGACATCCAGAAGACGCGAAGCCTCGGGAGGAAGCAGAGAAGGCGGCTCCCCCCGCCGAGCGCCGCCCCCGGCGCTCCAAGCGGCTCTTCGCGCCGCTGGCGGGGCTGGGCATTCTCTGTCTCATCGGCCTGCTCCGCGGACAGGCCGCGTTCGTTGCCTCAACCCCGAAAGGAAGCGCGTCCATGCCCTCCTCCACCACCCATGAGGACTCCACCACGCCCACCCAAGGCGCTCCGCTCTGGGGGCTCTTCGTCACCTGGCTGTGCGCCACCACAGGGCTCGGCTGCACCTCGGCCCAGGTGAAACCAGAGCCGGGAGCGTGTCCCGAGGAGGCCCGGCACGCCATGTACGAGGAGTTGAAGATAAACCCCATGGGGCTCGGGTACGTCGATGTCGTCATCGACATCCACCAGCCCGGTCCCATCTTCAACTCAGGGCATGGAACCTATGGGGACGGCCCGCTCCTCAGTCGGGTCCTGTACAGCAAATTCTCGGACCCGGTGATACCGGAGGGGACCCTGCTCTACGGGCACCTCTGGACAACGGGTTTCCAAGACGACTTCGGGAGCCCTGCGGTCTACGGTCGCTACACCCAGGCCCTGCTGCCCGACGGCCGCAAATTCCCGGTGTGCTTCGTCCTCTCGCTCCGGGGGACATGGCCCTGGGGGGAGGGCTCCAAGCCGGGAGCCGTCGTCCTGCCGCGAGTGCTTCGGATCCAAGCCGTCAAGCGCTGGCCGTGA
- a CDS encoding DUF2381 family protein → MGAPAAAQPPLFVREEQRRQVVVPSAPGEPVPELRVALNVTSYLRFDASLERGSLEVEGRSTRFRFLDVGERLVAFEPLVEPGPGERLVMRVRYRDGGQVLLALVSHPSLVDKEVELVRQPRPPEMLEVKLVEKEAELSVLKVRCAVGGPAGLVASGQLDSRGIHIQNFEGHVPPDNRSGLTLGGGTSYRASLWVVVSVRVTNTEQKPWAPGSARLFSAEGTPVRVRLVQLNMLQLQPGESGLVAVETDVPSSGKSPFRLELLDTEGGRLLPIHEVMF, encoded by the coding sequence ATGGGAGCACCGGCGGCGGCACAGCCCCCGCTCTTCGTCCGCGAGGAACAACGGCGACAGGTCGTCGTCCCCAGCGCTCCGGGCGAGCCGGTGCCCGAGCTCCGGGTAGCGCTCAACGTCACCTCCTATCTGCGCTTCGATGCGTCGCTGGAACGGGGCTCCCTGGAGGTGGAGGGGCGCTCCACGCGATTCCGGTTCCTGGACGTGGGAGAGCGCCTCGTCGCCTTCGAGCCCCTCGTCGAGCCGGGCCCCGGTGAACGGCTCGTCATGCGGGTGCGGTACAGGGACGGTGGGCAGGTCCTCCTCGCCCTCGTCTCCCATCCCTCGCTCGTGGACAAGGAGGTGGAGCTGGTGCGCCAGCCGCGTCCTCCCGAGATGCTGGAGGTGAAGCTCGTCGAGAAGGAGGCCGAGCTCTCGGTGCTCAAGGTCCGGTGCGCGGTGGGAGGCCCCGCCGGGCTCGTGGCGTCCGGGCAGTTGGACTCGAGAGGAATCCACATCCAGAACTTCGAGGGGCACGTTCCTCCTGACAACAGGAGTGGCCTCACACTGGGAGGGGGCACAAGCTACCGGGCTTCCCTCTGGGTCGTGGTGTCCGTCCGGGTCACCAACACCGAGCAGAAACCCTGGGCCCCCGGCTCAGCGCGCCTCTTCAGCGCGGAGGGCACTCCCGTGAGGGTTCGGCTGGTGCAGTTGAACATGCTCCAACTCCAACCCGGGGAGTCTGGGCTCGTCGCGGTGGAAACGGACGTCCCCTCCTCCGGCAAATCCCCCTTCCGATTGGAGTTGCTGGATACGGAAGGCGGGCGGCTGCTCCCCATCCATGAAGTGATGTTCTAG
- a CDS encoding MerC domain-containing protein: MSHELPARGQEKTFPGVGRWDAWGQGLSLLCMAHCLLLPLVLGLLPAMMGRALEEAPIHLAMVMLATVVGGVSFVTGFLQHRDWHVLTLGATGLGLLVLAQSVLHEGLAEMGVTLAGGIVLLVAHGLNRRRCQHCCSAALEQGR, translated from the coding sequence ATGAGTCACGAGCTCCCGGCACGCGGGCAGGAAAAGACATTCCCCGGAGTCGGGCGCTGGGATGCGTGGGGCCAGGGGCTGTCGTTGTTGTGCATGGCCCACTGCCTGCTCCTGCCACTGGTGCTGGGCCTGCTGCCGGCGATGATGGGCCGGGCCCTGGAGGAGGCGCCCATCCACCTCGCCATGGTGATGTTGGCCACCGTCGTCGGCGGGGTCAGCTTCGTGACGGGCTTCCTCCAGCACCGCGACTGGCACGTCCTGACACTCGGGGCCACGGGCCTGGGACTGCTGGTGCTCGCCCAGTCCGTCCTCCACGAGGGCCTCGCGGAGATGGGCGTCACGCTCGCCGGTGGCATCGTGCTGCTGGTGGCTCACGGGCTCAACCGCCGCCGCTGCCAGCACTGCTGCTCCGCCGCACTCGAACAGGGCCGCTGA
- a CDS encoding permease: MTLPLSLAVWVLAPLVEAMVKGRRVATAALEGLVFVALGGMVLVHILPHSLSLAGPGALAVAALGLGLALGLARRLPSMAGLVLAVAGLAVHATLEGHALSLHGPQGGALALLAVVLHRLPLGLGLWWLVRPVAGPLGATALLGSVALLGAAGLGWGEAVLGPDSLRAAALFQAFSAGAFLPALFRGGRPGPPLERPSQRLANGLGALAAVAMLLLISRAHPMLGTQPGELGAAATFLHLSLETAPALLAAYVLTGLFQALLGEASLGWLKRGSSLSQALRGTIVGLPLALCSCGVLPVYRGLIRKGVPIAAALSFLVAAPEIGVSAFLVSVPLIGWPLTLARLGGAFAVALLSGVLVSRLIPAPTDSSSPASSPTASSPPLRQRLAHGLREGLVESVDHTAPWILVGLGMAALVEPLLAAEWLSRLPPGVDVPLFALLGVPSFVCASGATPLVAVLLHKGLSSGAALAFLITGPATNVTTFAVMARLHGRKVTLAFGAVVALTSIFLGLVLNALLPAQVGLAHEPHADHEGVLEWVGLVLLGALFLASLLRQGARGFLIQLLPGTDSGEAAPPTGDRLSELHVHGPACGHDHGHAPPAVGARGSFIRLPQAHVHGPGCSHSHSHEHEARAPLLVLSQVHVHGPECRGGATCSHGAQRK, encoded by the coding sequence ATGACGCTCCCCCTGAGTCTGGCGGTGTGGGTGCTGGCCCCCCTGGTGGAGGCGATGGTGAAGGGCCGGCGCGTGGCCACCGCCGCCCTGGAGGGGCTCGTCTTCGTCGCCCTGGGCGGCATGGTGCTCGTGCACATCCTCCCCCACAGCCTCTCGCTGGCCGGGCCCGGCGCGCTCGCCGTGGCGGCCCTCGGGCTCGGTCTGGCGCTGGGGCTCGCGCGGCGGCTGCCCTCCATGGCCGGCCTGGTGCTCGCGGTGGCGGGGCTCGCCGTGCACGCCACCCTCGAGGGCCATGCCCTCTCGCTCCACGGCCCCCAGGGTGGCGCGCTCGCCCTGCTCGCCGTGGTGCTGCACCGGCTGCCCCTGGGCCTCGGACTCTGGTGGCTCGTCCGCCCCGTCGCCGGCCCCCTGGGCGCCACCGCCCTGCTGGGCTCCGTGGCCCTCCTCGGCGCCGCCGGGCTCGGCTGGGGCGAGGCGGTGCTCGGGCCCGACTCCCTCCGCGCCGCCGCCCTCTTCCAGGCCTTCTCCGCCGGCGCCTTCCTCCCCGCCCTCTTCCGCGGCGGCCGCCCCGGCCCCCCCCTCGAGCGGCCCTCCCAGCGGCTCGCCAACGGCCTCGGCGCCCTCGCCGCCGTGGCCATGCTCCTCCTCATCTCCCGCGCCCACCCCATGCTCGGCACCCAGCCCGGGGAGCTCGGCGCCGCCGCCACCTTCCTCCACCTCTCCCTGGAGACCGCCCCCGCCCTGCTCGCCGCCTACGTCCTCACCGGCCTCTTCCAGGCCCTCCTCGGCGAGGCCTCCCTCGGCTGGCTCAAGCGCGGCTCCTCCCTCTCCCAGGCCCTGCGCGGCACCATCGTCGGCCTGCCCCTCGCCCTCTGCTCCTGTGGCGTCCTGCCCGTCTACCGCGGCCTCATCCGCAAGGGCGTCCCCATCGCCGCCGCCCTCTCCTTCCTCGTCGCCGCCCCAGAAATCGGCGTGAGCGCCTTCCTCGTCTCCGTCCCCCTCATCGGCTGGCCCCTCACCCTCGCCCGCCTCGGCGGCGCCTTCGCCGTCGCCCTGCTCTCCGGCGTCCTCGTCAGCCGCCTCATTCCCGCCCCCACCGATTCGTCCTCCCCCGCCTCCTCTCCCACGGCCTCCTCCCCGCCGCTGCGCCAGCGGCTCGCCCACGGGTTGCGCGAGGGACTCGTCGAGTCGGTGGACCACACCGCGCCCTGGATTCTCGTCGGCCTGGGCATGGCCGCCCTCGTGGAGCCTCTGCTCGCCGCCGAGTGGCTCTCGCGCCTGCCTCCCGGCGTGGACGTGCCCCTCTTCGCCCTGCTGGGCGTGCCCAGCTTCGTGTGCGCCTCGGGGGCCACGCCCCTGGTGGCCGTGCTGCTGCACAAGGGCCTGTCCTCCGGCGCCGCGCTGGCCTTCCTCATCACCGGCCCCGCCACCAACGTCACCACCTTCGCCGTCATGGCCCGGCTCCATGGGCGCAAGGTGACCCTCGCCTTCGGCGCCGTGGTGGCCCTCACCTCCATCTTCCTGGGCCTCGTGCTCAACGCGCTGCTGCCCGCTCAGGTGGGGCTCGCCCACGAGCCGCACGCGGACCATGAGGGCGTCCTGGAGTGGGTGGGGCTGGTGCTGCTCGGCGCGCTCTTCCTCGCCTCGCTGCTGCGGCAGGGCGCACGCGGCTTCCTCATCCAGCTGCTGCCCGGCACGGACTCCGGCGAGGCCGCCCCGCCCACCGGCGACAGGCTCTCGGAGCTGCACGTGCACGGGCCCGCGTGCGGGCACGACCACGGCCATGCGCCCCCCGCCGTTGGGGCCCGGGGCTCCTTCATCCGGCTCCCCCAGGCCCACGTCCATGGCCCGGGTTGCTCCCACTCCCACTCCCACGAGCACGAGGCCCGCGCTCCCCTCCTCGTGCTCTCCCAGGTGCACGTCCACGGCCCCGAGTGCCGCGGCGGCGCGACCTGTTCCCACGGCGCCCAGCGGAAGTAG
- a CDS encoding phage holin family protein — translation MCEAGEGSGGARRDERKGQQESGSILSELLTQGRRVARAGARRAEEELRENAREAAKGSALLGASAWMGMTGLSALVIAVAMAVPRNPVRGVVCAGLGLLGGSVGLGLWGLKTLPERPLSETKQALKEGAGVLKEHLT, via the coding sequence GTGTGTGAAGCGGGGGAGGGGTCCGGAGGCGCGAGAAGGGACGAGCGGAAGGGGCAGCAGGAGAGCGGGTCGATCCTGTCGGAGCTGCTGACGCAGGGGAGGAGGGTGGCGAGGGCAGGGGCGAGGAGAGCGGAGGAGGAGCTGAGGGAGAACGCGAGGGAGGCGGCGAAGGGGAGCGCGCTGTTGGGGGCGAGCGCGTGGATGGGGATGACGGGGCTGAGCGCGCTGGTGATCGCGGTGGCGATGGCGGTGCCGAGGAATCCAGTGAGAGGGGTGGTGTGTGCGGGGTTGGGGCTGCTGGGAGGCTCGGTGGGGTTGGGCCTGTGGGGACTGAAAACACTACCGGAGCGACCGTTGTCGGAGACGAAGCAGGCGTTGAAGGAAGGAGCGGGAGTGCTGAAGGAGCACCTGACCTGA
- a CDS encoding cytochrome c3 family protein — protein sequence MAWIFTPRANTVARVVAAGLLAAPVVGALGVWLYARSPLAQNMRQPVGQPVQFDHRHHAGDEAIDCRYCHGTVEVSSSAGYPSVSTCLNCHAQIWNQSPLLEPVRQYYFADQPIPWRRVHDLPDFTYFNHAIHVNKGIGCVSCHGRVDLMPSIEQVQPLSMGWCLECHRNPAPHVRPLEVITSMRWERKAGDPTGEELARRYDVNPRTNCTTCHR from the coding sequence ATGGCCTGGATCTTCACACCTCGCGCGAACACGGTGGCCCGAGTGGTGGCGGCGGGGCTGCTGGCGGCGCCGGTGGTTGGGGCGTTGGGGGTGTGGCTGTACGCGAGGAGCCCGCTGGCGCAGAACATGAGGCAGCCGGTGGGGCAGCCGGTGCAGTTCGATCACCGGCACCATGCGGGGGACGAGGCGATCGACTGCCGCTACTGCCACGGCACGGTGGAGGTGTCGTCGAGTGCGGGCTACCCGTCGGTGTCGACCTGCCTCAACTGCCACGCTCAAATCTGGAACCAGAGTCCGCTGTTGGAGCCGGTGCGTCAGTACTACTTCGCGGACCAGCCGATTCCGTGGAGGCGGGTGCACGACCTGCCGGACTTCACGTACTTCAACCACGCGATCCACGTGAACAAGGGGATCGGGTGCGTGTCCTGTCATGGGCGTGTGGACCTGATGCCGTCGATCGAGCAGGTGCAGCCGTTGTCGATGGGGTGGTGCCTGGAGTGCCACCGGAACCCGGCGCCGCACGTGAGGCCACTGGAGGTAATCACCTCGATGCGCTGGGAGCGCAAGGCGGGTGACCCGACGGGGGAGGAGCTGGCGCGCCGCTACGACGTGAACCCGAGAACGAACTGCACGACATGCCACCGCTGA